A stretch of DNA from Telopea speciosissima isolate NSW1024214 ecotype Mountain lineage chromosome 5, Tspe_v1, whole genome shotgun sequence:
TAGGCTGGTTCCTTCAACTTTGGGCCCCTTAGTTGGGCTCCAGTCTATAAACTAGACCCCTTCTGAAAGGTGTTTTTTAATCCTAAACCTACGTAGGCAAATGTTCTTTAACCACAGCACTAATAAGGATAATTGATTAGAAAAGCTAAACTTTTTTTGACcgtcttttctttccttttgcaTTTAGATAATCACTTAAAGGCTGAAATTAGGACTCTCATGTGGGGCCCAAAAGGCAACAATGGTTGTCAGTGTCCCTTTCCAATGAGAAGATGATTTGTTAATGGCAACTCAAAAGGATTTATATATCTTTTTAAACGTCAGATTGGAATCCACCATTGGCAAGGATCCTGTTTGAATGGTACATCGATCTTACTTACAATAGAAAGTGCATGTCTCATTTTACCATATGGCTGAGGACTACTGCATTGTCAGAAGTTTGCCACGTGGAAAGACAGgatcatcaaaaaacaaaaaaaaaactagaccCTCTAATACTATGCATGTTCCTTTCCCTTGGGCCTTTAACAGTCAAAAGTTTCAAGGATGAAGTCCAGGATAACAAGGCCTATGACAAGTCCACCAGATGCTATCACCAGTCCTAGTTACCTCAATCTTTATGGTCCTACGTTGTCTCAATGGCCCCATTTTGCATAAGCCCACACAAGAATCACAATTATATGGTTCAACCAAATAAGTTTGATTAGGGTAATTCAAAGTAATCCTTTACTATTTGGAGAGCTATGACTAACTGTCTTCCTACTCGAGAGTTCCTCCCCCTAAAGATGAATCTATCATTCTCAAATTGCTGCCACTGTTGGAATTCTATTAAAAGTTTGGATTATTTATTCTTCATATGTCCCTTCTCCAAATCTGTTTGGAATGATATTCTTAGAAAATTATGGTTCAACCCTAGAGTTATTCTTAACTTTGATactgaatggaagtggatatTAGATAACTTTAATGGTAATCAGTATAGTGATATATCATATATATCTGGTGGGaaacaaatagaagaagatggaCATCCTCCTCTCGTGCCAATGAGTAATCTAGGACACAATCTCTTTCGAGAATAGAAATAAAACtctgggcaagagatctctacttggtcacatggtctctacacaagtgtttgggccaatgggtgagcacgtctgggtatctatccacggagtagaggcgtcatctcaaggtgccctgtgagagggcgtagaaaacaccaccaagtagagatctttttccctaaaactcTTCATAATTGTGCTACTTACTCTGACACTTATAGGAATAGGCATCTTGCCACGTCGTAGGACCTCCCGGTTTTTCTTCCCACCCCTACTTTTGTCATATCACCAACATCTTTTTCATCATAGTTGTTTCTACCCTTCCCCTCTTTTTGGTGCATACCCCATTTTTGTAGGTTGGTttgtcccccctcccccccccctccctttttcttGGGCCCTCTTAACTTGTGGCTTCATTTTGTGTTGATTCGTTAAGATCTTTACTGCCTCTTTTGGAATTCAATTCAAAGTGTGGATCATTTATTCTTCACCTGTCCCTTCTCTCTTAAAAAATTATGGCTCAACCCTAGAGTTATCCTTAACTTTTATAGTGAATGGAGGTATATATCAGATAATTTTATTGGTATATCTCCTTGTGATAATTTTGGAAAGTTGGTTTTCAGTGCAGTTATATATCATATTTGATggtaaagaaatagaagaagttgGACTGCCTCCTCTCGTACCATTGAGCAATCTGGTACACAATCTCTTTTGAGAATAGAAATAAAACTCTTCATAGATATGCTACTTACTCTGACACTTCAATGAGTAGGCATCTTGCCACTTCATAGGACCTATCGTTTTTTCTTCTCACCCCTAGTTTTGTCGTATCACCCACATCTTTTTAATAGTTGTTTCTGCCCTTCCCCCTTTTTGGTgtatctcccatttttttagGTTGGTTTGTCCCCCTCCCCCCTGTTTCTTGGGCCCTCTTACTTTGTGGCATCATTTTGTGTTGATTTGTTGAAGTCTTTTCCCTTAGATATCCTTTTTGGCTCTTGTActatatttttattcaaaaaaaaaaacaaaaatcaaatagttGGATTAGGGTACTACACTCCTTAATTATTGactcaaaaagagaatttcaGCAGACATTAAAAACTTGAAATGGTAGTACATATTAGGGTAAAACCCTTAGGAAACTGTACATAAACTAGCAAATTAAACCATCATCACTCATAGCAGGTTCAGAGAACAAAAGagatacaaaacaaaaaaaaaaaaaggaccctCTCAAATCAACCATTTTCAGATAGTTGGAGAAGCACAAATAAACTATTTGTAGGATTTAGGAATCACAATCGATGGGGTCTCTGACATCAGAATACCACCTTTGGAGTTGCTATCGACCACATCAATTGCTTCACTACCATTTATCATGGCTGTTGGTAACTCGAATGCCTCACCCTTTTCTCCGGTCAAAGGTGATGAGATTGCATAATCATCCTTGCTTTTACCCCAAACAACGCAATAAAGGCCGACAACTATGATAATTGCTCCAATAACACTAGAAATAGATCACAAAGAATGAGTTCACAATCCactaaacaagaaaaaaataaaaaaaaagatagaaagtgtttggtatacatttttggaatgcattttatATTGATTTCGTAttctcgaataaaaaaaataattgtttttatttcttgaaaatGCGAAATCGATCTAAAATGCAAACTATGCGCTGCCGAattcatgtatatatatatatatctaccTTCCTAGGTGAATTTGCTCTGCAAGAATCAAAGACCCCAAAGCAGCAACTACGATCATGCATAGAGGGCTGAATGCTGTCACAAAAACAGGGCCTCTCTCCTttatcaccattccttgcaTGTAATATGCCATCCCAGAGCATACTATACCCTACAAAAAATTAACACAATTGTTCATTAAAAAGGTTTAATTTTGATTaagaaaaaattattgttttttCTTCGGTAAAggattaattttattaaaatgaaCAAAATAATTACAGAGCAAaccgaaaataaaaaaaaaacgaaacacATGCTATACCACAACCCCCACTTTCGGCATGACCATCAGTAGGGGAGGAGGCAAGCCAACAAAGAAGGAAGTTACTATCACCGGAACCGATATCTCGGATATATTAAGGAAACATTTAACAATGAATTAAATTAATTAACCCACTTGAATATATTAAAATCTATGGGTGGCCCTTTTTTGTATTAGAAACAATTCACAAGAATGTTAAGTGACAATGCTAATCTATGTAGATGTTTTGCAAATGATGTTACATTTAGCCCACTAACTCTTTAGGATTAAGGAAACTTTTAGGTAATAAAATACACAATTAGTGTGTAAACCATATTTAAAAGAGTTTTAATCCATAATCTTTGTAGTTTGATATTAAAAGTTTTAAAATATTCTAATCTTTAATTATGCCTATGCTTTATGAAACCTTAAAGGAAATAATTATCCACTTAGTAATTATAATATGGAACCAAATGTCACAACTTTTGTTACCATTTAATATCATCATATAATAATTTCATGTTTCTTTGATATCATGGTCGATATGGACAGATTCCCATGAATTCATGTGATAGAGAGCTccacaataaatttttttttatgataaaagttttcatgcacggtcgtgCATGTACACGACCTGCATTGAATGCAGTCAAATTGACATAAATACCAATCTAAAATGACATAAAAGCCTCTGCACCTCTTGTTTAATGGAattgatgggagaatctcccgTGTACGAataccttcctttttttttattatcaaatttcaacatgaaacattaattaaaaaaagcaAATCTAAGGTGACAAGAAATGTCATTTTAGACTCACTGCTTAAATGGGTAAACCAAAAGACACTTACTGTATAGACAGGACCAAGGAGTCTAGAGTCCCAACCCAAAGCCCATGTATTGAAGTCATGTTCCATGACTAGTGCAACAACTGCACCTTGCACCATGCCCATGAAGCATATCAAAGTGGTTAAAGAGAGCTCAGCAGGGTAAGACTTTAATGTGAAAGACTGCATCAGAAGAGGCCAAGATGTCAGATGTGATGATCAGTTGAGAGACTAAGTAAGAATACATGAGAAGTAGAAAAATTAGAGGGGAAGAAACTCACTTGCAAAACAAAGAAACCAGCCCAACCAGAACAACTAGCAATTAACATTATTGTTCCTATAACCCAGTGTTGATCAGTTGAACCACTACTACTTGTGTTATGGTGGTTTCTTTGTCCTTGTGACCTTACAAAGTTCAAGATAGGACCTTTATACAAAGTCATCACCATTGCTCCACTGATGGTCACTGTTGTTCCAATTACTTTAGCTAGGCTGTGTAGCTTTTTTATCTTAACTCTCTCTAACCTGATCATAATTAATCATGCATGAGAGCCCATGTAAGCCAAGAATCAATTAATATtaatccacaaaaaaaaaaaaaaaaaaaatttaaacagaTATAGATGATGGTactttaatatatattttttttgctaaaagatcgtacatattaagaagaaaaaaagaatttacAAATACACTAGGAAGtctagaaacaaaaacaaaaccactATAGCGACCCCCACCATTGATAAGCCAAAAGCAGGGATGCCACTAGGaggaaaatttaaaaagaccgAAACCTTGGTCGTCCTTGTGCTTCCATTCTTATAAGGTCCTCTTCAATCGAAATAGGCCAAGAAATGAGAAGATATGAAATTTCAAGTTTCGCCGCTGATTTAGCGGGGAAATCAGCCACCGAGTTAGCTTTTCTATAACAATGAGTGATTTTCCAATTAAATGATGGTGCTTTTCATGCTTACATCCAATTAAGGAGATCATTAGTGGTCCTAATGGTACGGGCACTATGGCAATAGTAGTAATTAAAAGTTCAAGTTATCCAGAATAGTAATAAAGCTTATTAATGGGCCCAccactaggggtgtaaatgaatagccgaaatctgtttccgtattcgtgtccgtatccgtttagcactatccgaatccgtccgaaaactaaacggatgcggatacggataggctatagctatccgaaaagctatatttacatgtaaacggacaaaatatccgatccgtatccatgtccatatccatttagcactatccgaatccttccgatagctaatcggatgcgaatgcggatatagcactatccgagccgaatccgatccgtttccAGCCCTACCCACCACCACTATCTACCTTTTAATCAGAAACGTAAAGGTTCCATAATTTGAGAATTATGTAGTGCTTGTGGGCCCTTAACTAAAGGGTTTAGATTCTAGAAAActtttttggttgttttatATACACAAGTAAAACAAGATTAAGATTTGATTAAGTGTGAAGAAAGCAAGAAGCTTACTTGAAGATCACTGCCATTATAAAGGTAATGGCAGGGAGGGCATTAAATATGGCAGAGGAAAAAGTTGCTGAGGTGTAGTTCATCCCCACGTAATACAAGTTTTGATCAAGCACTGGCCTGTGTTAATTGATCAAAATTAGCATTAATACAAGTCAACTAATAAGAGTtagataattaattaagtaAGAGTTTAGAGTAATACTCCAGGAAGCCAAGCACCATTATCTTCAAGAAGATGGAGAGTGTCATCTTTGGTCTAATTTTCCTGTTGAAGAAAATATAAGAGATTACTCAATTAAAGAAATATTCCATGGAAGTACCCAATCCAATTATAGACCAGACTCAAATCATCcaactaaaatttaaaagaaataagaagaagaagaagaaaccttaAACCATaactaaaaatataataaaatgtgTGTTTAGGCTAAACCCACAAAcacaaagggagagagagagagagagagagagagagagaaatgaccGCCCTAGCCACTGTCCGAGcgccttgcctgagtggggTATGGCGGTCATTTTGCGCCTGCCTATGTGAAGAAGCATGGCGGCAGGACGGGCAGCGCGCAGTAGAGGATCAGAATCCAATTATAGACCAAACTCAAATCATCcaacaa
This window harbors:
- the LOC122661008 gene encoding WAT1-related protein At1g44800 isoform X1; translation: MGDQKSSCELLCSMFNKVKPYLAMISLQFGYAGMYIITILCMKRGMSHYVLAVYRHAVATLAIAPFALAFERKIRPKMTLSIFLKIMVLGFLEPVLDQNLYYVGMNYTSATFSSAIFNALPAITFIMAVIFKLERVKIKKLHSLAKVIGTTVTISGAMVMTLYKGPILNFVRSQGQRNHHNTSSSGSTDQHWVIGTIMLIASCSGWAGFFVLQSFTLKSYPAELSLTTLICFMGMVQGAVVALVMEHDFNTWALGWDSRLLGPVYTGIVCSGMAYYMQGMVIKERGPVFVTAFSPLCMIVVAALGSLILAEQIHLGSVIGAIIIVVGLYCVVWGKSKDDYAISSPLTGEKGEAFELPTAMINGSEAIDVVDSNSKGGILMSETPSIVIPKSYK
- the LOC122661008 gene encoding WAT1-related protein At1g44800 isoform X2, whose protein sequence is MGDQKSSCELLCSMFNKVKPYLAMISLQFGYAGMYIITILCMKRGMSHYVLAVYRHAVATLAIAPFAFFFNRKIRPKMTLSIFLKIMVLGFLEPVLDQNLYYVGMNYTSATFSSAIFNALPAITFIMAVIFKLERVKIKKLHSLAKVIGTTVTISGAMVMTLYKGPILNFVRSQGQRNHHNTSSSGSTDQHWVIGTIMLIASCSGWAGFFVLQSFTLKSYPAELSLTTLICFMGMVQGAVVALVMEHDFNTWALGWDSRLLGPVYTGIVCSGMAYYMQGMVIKERGPVFVTAFSPLCMIVVAALGSLILAEQIHLGSVIGAIIIVVGLYCVVWGKSKDDYAISSPLTGEKGEAFELPTAMINGSEAIDVVDSNSKGGILMSETPSIVIPKSYK
- the LOC122661008 gene encoding WAT1-related protein At1g21890 isoform X3, whose amino-acid sequence is MFLLCIAMLLQHLPLPLLHFFFNRKIRPKMTLSIFLKIMVLGFLEPVLDQNLYYVGMNYTSATFSSAIFNALPAITFIMAVIFKLERVKIKKLHSLAKVIGTTVTISGAMVMTLYKGPILNFVRSQGQRNHHNTSSSGSTDQHWVIGTIMLIASCSGWAGFFVLQSFTLKSYPAELSLTTLICFMGMVQGAVVALVMEHDFNTWALGWDSRLLGPVYTGIVCSGMAYYMQGMVIKERGPVFVTAFSPLCMIVVAALGSLILAEQIHLGSVIGAIIIVVGLYCVVWGKSKDDYAISSPLTGEKGEAFELPTAMINGSEAIDVVDSNSKGGILMSETPSIVIPKSYK